A single Vanacampus margaritifer isolate UIUO_Vmar chromosome 14, RoL_Vmar_1.0, whole genome shotgun sequence DNA region contains:
- the LOC144033971 gene encoding programmed cell death 1 ligand 1-like isoform X3, with protein MDGGQEEAPFQHPDLKGRARLLAEEIKDGWAKLRVSSLRINDTGTYQCVVQTTNGADYKKMTLSVTAPYKTITKYISKSESEDELVLSCQSEGYPVTTVVWEDGHGQNLNASTAFVSTVDHLFRIITQIRVASSQKNNYTCRFESSDSSATFLIPDETQLKKENTDNVVVIRVGFGTLIGIALIGFIVVLILLCQKRSLQKKRRNAYKETITILTEDCKHHQQEEFEGLQAQRGHPGGGNISGKKGKSGCDIIAKSSRFKKAIFPALIDVN; from the exons ATGGATGGCGGGCAGGAGGAAGCTCCCTTCCAGCATCCGGACCTCAAGGGTCGCGCCAGGCTTCTCGCCGAGGAGATTAAAGACGGCTGGGCCAAGCTGCGG GTGTCAAGTCTTCGCATCAACGACACGGGGACTTACCAGTGTGTGGTGCAAACAACAAATGGGGCTGATTATAAGAAAATGACGTTATCTGTTACTG CACCATACAAAACGAtcacaaaatacatttccaagTCGGAAAGTGAAGACGAGCTGGTGTTAAGCTGCCAGTCCGAGGGCTATCCGGTGACCACGGTGGTCTGGGAGGATGGCCACGGGCAAAATCTCAACGCCAGCACCGCTTTTGTGTCAACTGTGGACCACCTCTTCAGAATCATTACTCAGATACGGGTGGCATCATCGCAGAAAAACAACTACACTTGTCGCTTTGAAAGTAGCGACTCCTCTGCGACTTTTCTCATCCCAG ATGAAACCCAGCTAAAGAAGGAAAACACAGACAATGTTGTTGTAATCCGTGTAGGATTTGGCACACTTATTGGAATAGCACTGATTGGCTTCATTGTAGTGCTAATTTTACTGTGCCAAAAAAg gtctttgcaaaaaaaaagaagaaatgcctACAAAGAAACGATTACTATTTTGACTGAAG ATTGCAAGCATCACCAACAGGAAGAGTTTGAGGGTCTTCAGGCTCAACGAGGGCACCCTGGTGGTGGGAATATATCTGGCAAGAAGGGGAAATCTGGTTGTGACATTATAGCAAAGAGTTCAAGGTTCAAAAAGGCGATCTTTCCTGCACTGATAGATGTAAATTAA
- the LOC144033971 gene encoding programmed cell death 1 ligand 1-like isoform X2 produces the protein MKWSIVFILQFMFQTFLQVSLTAHVERDSYSAELGGDVVMGCRFYPLSPYPHKDFTVTWHQISPAPYRAVYRMDGGQEEAPFQHPDLKGRARLLAEEIKDGWAKLRVSSLRINDTGTYQCVVQTTNGADYKKMTLSVTAPYKTITKYISKSESEDELVLSCQSEGYPVTTVVWEDGHGQNLNASTAFVSTVDHLFRIITQIRVASSQKNNYTCRFESSDSSATFLIPDETQLKKENTDNVVVIRVGFGTLIGIALIGFIVVLILLCQKRSLQKKRRNAYKETITILTEDCKHHQQEEFEGLQAQRGHPGGGNISGKKGKSGCDIIAKSSRFKKAIFPALIDVN, from the exons ATGAAGTGGTCTATTGTCTTTATTTTGCAATTCATGTTCCAGACATTTCTCCAAG TCTCGTTAACTGCGCATGTGGAGCGGGACTCATATAGTGCCGAGTTGGGAGGTGACGTGGTAATGGGTTGCCGGTTCTACCCTTTGTCACCATATCCCCATAAGGACTTTACGGTGACCTGGCACCAGATCTCGCCGGCTCCATATCGGGCCGTGTATCGGATGGATGGCGGGCAGGAGGAAGCTCCCTTCCAGCATCCGGACCTCAAGGGTCGCGCCAGGCTTCTCGCCGAGGAGATTAAAGACGGCTGGGCCAAGCTGCGG GTGTCAAGTCTTCGCATCAACGACACGGGGACTTACCAGTGTGTGGTGCAAACAACAAATGGGGCTGATTATAAGAAAATGACGTTATCTGTTACTG CACCATACAAAACGAtcacaaaatacatttccaagTCGGAAAGTGAAGACGAGCTGGTGTTAAGCTGCCAGTCCGAGGGCTATCCGGTGACCACGGTGGTCTGGGAGGATGGCCACGGGCAAAATCTCAACGCCAGCACCGCTTTTGTGTCAACTGTGGACCACCTCTTCAGAATCATTACTCAGATACGGGTGGCATCATCGCAGAAAAACAACTACACTTGTCGCTTTGAAAGTAGCGACTCCTCTGCGACTTTTCTCATCCCAG ATGAAACCCAGCTAAAGAAGGAAAACACAGACAATGTTGTTGTAATCCGTGTAGGATTTGGCACACTTATTGGAATAGCACTGATTGGCTTCATTGTAGTGCTAATTTTACTGTGCCAAAAAAg gtctttgcaaaaaaaaagaagaaatgcctACAAAGAAACGATTACTATTTTGACTGAAG ATTGCAAGCATCACCAACAGGAAGAGTTTGAGGGTCTTCAGGCTCAACGAGGGCACCCTGGTGGTGGGAATATATCTGGCAAGAAGGGGAAATCTGGTTGTGACATTATAGCAAAGAGTTCAAGGTTCAAAAAGGCGATCTTTCCTGCACTGATAGATGTAAATTAA
- the LOC144033971 gene encoding programmed cell death 1 ligand 1-like isoform X1, with amino-acid sequence MKWSIVFILQFMFQTFLQAVSLTAHVERDSYSAELGGDVVMGCRFYPLSPYPHKDFTVTWHQISPAPYRAVYRMDGGQEEAPFQHPDLKGRARLLAEEIKDGWAKLRVSSLRINDTGTYQCVVQTTNGADYKKMTLSVTAPYKTITKYISKSESEDELVLSCQSEGYPVTTVVWEDGHGQNLNASTAFVSTVDHLFRIITQIRVASSQKNNYTCRFESSDSSATFLIPDETQLKKENTDNVVVIRVGFGTLIGIALIGFIVVLILLCQKRSLQKKRRNAYKETITILTEDCKHHQQEEFEGLQAQRGHPGGGNISGKKGKSGCDIIAKSSRFKKAIFPALIDVN; translated from the exons ATGAAGTGGTCTATTGTCTTTATTTTGCAATTCATGTTCCAGACATTTCTCCAAG CAGTCTCGTTAACTGCGCATGTGGAGCGGGACTCATATAGTGCCGAGTTGGGAGGTGACGTGGTAATGGGTTGCCGGTTCTACCCTTTGTCACCATATCCCCATAAGGACTTTACGGTGACCTGGCACCAGATCTCGCCGGCTCCATATCGGGCCGTGTATCGGATGGATGGCGGGCAGGAGGAAGCTCCCTTCCAGCATCCGGACCTCAAGGGTCGCGCCAGGCTTCTCGCCGAGGAGATTAAAGACGGCTGGGCCAAGCTGCGG GTGTCAAGTCTTCGCATCAACGACACGGGGACTTACCAGTGTGTGGTGCAAACAACAAATGGGGCTGATTATAAGAAAATGACGTTATCTGTTACTG CACCATACAAAACGAtcacaaaatacatttccaagTCGGAAAGTGAAGACGAGCTGGTGTTAAGCTGCCAGTCCGAGGGCTATCCGGTGACCACGGTGGTCTGGGAGGATGGCCACGGGCAAAATCTCAACGCCAGCACCGCTTTTGTGTCAACTGTGGACCACCTCTTCAGAATCATTACTCAGATACGGGTGGCATCATCGCAGAAAAACAACTACACTTGTCGCTTTGAAAGTAGCGACTCCTCTGCGACTTTTCTCATCCCAG ATGAAACCCAGCTAAAGAAGGAAAACACAGACAATGTTGTTGTAATCCGTGTAGGATTTGGCACACTTATTGGAATAGCACTGATTGGCTTCATTGTAGTGCTAATTTTACTGTGCCAAAAAAg gtctttgcaaaaaaaaagaagaaatgcctACAAAGAAACGATTACTATTTTGACTGAAG ATTGCAAGCATCACCAACAGGAAGAGTTTGAGGGTCTTCAGGCTCAACGAGGGCACCCTGGTGGTGGGAATATATCTGGCAAGAAGGGGAAATCTGGTTGTGACATTATAGCAAAGAGTTCAAGGTTCAAAAAGGCGATCTTTCCTGCACTGATAGATGTAAATTAA
- the LOC144033972 gene encoding plasminogen receptor (KT)-like isoform X2: MGFLLSKTMDANLKKQQEFMLHNSRLQLERQMMMQNQMRERQMAMQIAWSREFIKYFATFVAVASTGLTVGALKRKKPALLAPILPLGFIFAYQMDNAYGTLIHRIRGEAECIMASENDRLDLPHGTPTFDSIEKARRAKSSLASFLEKD, encoded by the exons ATGGGCTTTCTTCTCTCCAAGACCATGGATGCAAACTTGAAAAAGCAGCAAGAGTTCATGCTGCACAATTCCAGGCTGCAG CTGGAGCGTCAGATGATGATGCAGAACCAGATGAGGGAGCGACAGATGGCAATGCAGATCGCCTGGTCCAGAGAGTTCATCAAGTACTTCGCAACATTCGTCGCAGTCGCCTCCACCGGCCTCACCGTTGG AGccctaaaaagaaagaaaccagCCCTGTTGGcccccattttgccactcggcTTCATATTTGCCTATCAGATGGACAACGCCTATGGGACACTTATACATCGAATTCGAG GGGAGGCCGAGTGTATCATGGCGTCTGAAAATGACCGTCTGGACTTGCCGCACGGGACTCCGACCTTCGACAGCATCGAGAAGGCCCGGCGCGCTAAAAGCAGCCTGGCCTCCTTCTTGGAGAAAGATTAA
- the LOC144033972 gene encoding relaxin-3-like isoform X1, with protein MFSGPVVCALVLALGACSGDVQAQAISRLFLPRDYGVKLCGREFIRAVIFTCGGSRWKRLVDADRESFQWSPHSVVARNSEQSTSHKRNRLPQHTASTFSSNSLAGGLTLHAAPIKSDQLESSGVLALLAKGGWPGNSGRRRRRHFSQGVAGVCCSEGCTKNDIGRLC; from the exons ATGTTTTCGGGACCCGTGGTGTGCGCGTTGGTGTTGGCGCTGGGAGCGTGCAGCGGCGATGTGCAGGCTCAAGCCATCAGCAGACTCTTCCTGCCCAGGGACTACGGAGTCAAGCTGTGCGGGAGGGAGTTCATACGAGCCGTCATTTTCACCTGCGGAGGCTCCCGCTGGAAGCGACTGGTGGACGCAGACCGCG AATCCTTCCAATGGAGTCCCCACAGTGTTGTCGCAAGAAACAGCGAGCAGTCCACCTCCCACAAACGCAACCGTCTTCCTCAGCATACCGCCTCCACCTTTTCTTCTAATTCTTTGGCGGGCGGATTAACCCTTCACGCGGCTCCAATCAAGAGCGACCAGCTGGAGTCATCCGGCGTTTTGGCGCTGCTGGCTAAAGGAGGGTGGCCCGGAAAcagcgggaggaggaggaggaggcattTTTCGCAAGGTGTAGCGGGTGTTTGCTGCAGTGAAGGATGCACTAAGAATGATATAGGACGCTTGTGTTGA